Proteins encoded in a region of the Candidatus Zixiibacteriota bacterium genome:
- a CDS encoding YraN family protein has product MRRSSTAAGKRGEQIAERYLTDHGYTIIARNWRGKRSRHEIDLIARDGETLVFVEVKSARTRAFGDPATWIGPRKQRAIIAAARDYLSQIPADSGSVRFDAILIEPAGADGQRAVRHVKAAFVEEEEDSAKEM; this is encoded by the coding sequence ATGCGACGCAGCAGCACCGCCGCAGGCAAACGCGGCGAACAGATCGCGGAGCGCTACCTGACCGATCACGGATACACGATCATCGCTCGCAACTGGCGGGGAAAGAGGTCGCGTCACGAAATCGATCTGATTGCCCGCGACGGTGAGACGCTGGTCTTCGTCGAAGTCAAATCGGCCCGCACGCGCGCCTTCGGCGACCCGGCAACATGGATCGGCCCGCGCAAGCAGCGCGCGATCATCGCCGCCGCGCGCGACTATTTATCTCAGATTCCGGCTGATTCCGGCTCAGTCCGCTTCGACGCCATCCTGATCGAACCTGCCGGCGCTGATGGACAGCGCGCGGTGCGACATGTGAAAGCGGCGTTTGTGGAGGAGGAGGAGGACTCAGCAAAAGAAATGTAG
- a CDS encoding NFACT RNA binding domain-containing protein, whose product MRIVGWQLLRLVNEAQRDLVGVTIEAIRSDPSTGRLLLLGGSRRGKRLIVIGTRGSAATFYWTRKKSDLPGQDLYSHSEKLNRIRNARLNQIELPAADRWMRISLIRRTRDDQEPTPISLVVSWIGTGGNVHLLNQDDRVMESWFADSAAAVGSVFTPVNPPDMIDWRNWSFPEYQSHRHEHANESLSEFLSHRAWGIDRALAKEIEARVNTPRVASPRASEQQGQWDEFSIIMDTLRTAVDPETPIRMPTLLPVDKSGLTGEDAGDWSGSLAEAIARLDATSQQTSSTDAALAQIKSEAVRRMRQVQRRLKSAQNAIEHGREAGRLKRGADVLNAQRHLLVRGGEQVTVTDWESGDQITIKLNKARSPQENIDAAYRRARDAARAAELALTQLPELERQSAELDRILNEIAEGELSEARIDQLCELFTIADRSVSGRKRQPRRVPYREFLLGTVRVLVGKSSRDNDELTMKIARPQDLFLHARGVPGSHVILQSTDGKPPDEPTINRAARIAAFFSRAKHSGLVPVACTEARYVRKQRKSPPGTVSVERERVIMVQPQAPAGYHGEAEA is encoded by the coding sequence ATGAGAATCGTGGGATGGCAACTGCTCCGCTTAGTCAATGAAGCCCAACGCGATCTGGTCGGAGTGACGATCGAGGCGATTCGGTCGGACCCATCGACCGGACGGCTGCTGTTGCTCGGAGGCTCACGGCGCGGCAAGCGCCTGATCGTCATCGGCACGCGCGGGTCGGCGGCGACCTTTTATTGGACGCGCAAGAAATCGGACCTTCCCGGCCAGGATCTCTATTCTCACTCTGAGAAGCTGAACCGCATTCGCAATGCGCGCCTGAATCAAATCGAACTGCCCGCGGCGGACCGATGGATGCGGATTTCGCTGATACGGCGCACCCGCGATGATCAGGAACCGACGCCCATCTCGCTCGTTGTGTCGTGGATCGGCACCGGCGGGAACGTCCATCTATTAAATCAGGACGATCGCGTCATGGAGTCGTGGTTTGCAGACTCGGCCGCAGCCGTGGGTTCCGTCTTCACTCCAGTCAATCCCCCAGATATGATCGATTGGCGAAATTGGTCGTTCCCTGAGTATCAATCGCATCGTCACGAACACGCAAACGAGTCGCTTTCCGAGTTTTTGTCGCATCGCGCGTGGGGAATCGATCGTGCACTGGCAAAAGAAATCGAGGCGCGAGTCAACACACCAAGGGTCGCCAGCCCTCGAGCGTCCGAACAGCAGGGTCAATGGGATGAGTTTTCGATCATAATGGACACTCTGCGAACCGCCGTCGATCCGGAAACGCCGATCCGGATGCCGACACTCCTGCCGGTTGATAAGTCCGGTCTGACGGGCGAGGACGCCGGGGACTGGTCGGGCTCCCTGGCGGAGGCGATTGCGCGCCTCGATGCCACGTCTCAACAGACCTCGTCGACGGATGCAGCGCTCGCACAAATCAAATCGGAAGCGGTCAGGCGGATGCGTCAAGTGCAGCGACGCCTCAAATCGGCGCAGAATGCAATCGAGCATGGCCGTGAGGCCGGCAGACTCAAACGGGGGGCCGATGTGCTGAATGCCCAACGGCACCTGCTGGTACGGGGCGGCGAACAGGTGACGGTCACCGATTGGGAATCGGGCGACCAGATCACGATTAAACTCAACAAGGCCCGGTCGCCGCAGGAAAACATCGATGCCGCCTATCGTCGCGCCCGCGATGCCGCCCGTGCGGCCGAACTGGCGCTCACACAGCTTCCCGAATTGGAACGACAAAGTGCCGAACTGGACCGCATCCTCAATGAAATTGCCGAGGGGGAATTATCGGAGGCGCGGATCGATCAATTGTGCGAACTGTTCACAATCGCGGATCGATCGGTCTCCGGCCGAAAAAGGCAACCGCGACGGGTTCCCTACCGCGAATTCCTGCTCGGCACGGTCCGCGTGCTGGTCGGAAAATCGAGCCGCGACAACGACGAACTGACCATGAAGATTGCCCGTCCGCAGGACTTGTTCCTGCATGCGCGGGGCGTGCCTGGATCACATGTGATCCTGCAATCCACCGACGGCAAGCCCCCCGATGAACCGACGATCAACCGCGCGGCCCGAATCGCGGCCTTCTTCTCGCGAGCCAAGCATTCGGGACTGGTCCCGGTCGCCTGCACCGAGGCCCGCTATGTCCGCAAACAGCGCAAGTCGCCGCCCGGGACGGTCTCGGTCGAGCGCGAACGGGTCATCATGGTCCAGCCCCAGGCCCCGGCGGGGTATCATGGAGAGGCAGAAGCATAG
- a CDS encoding YicC/YloC family endoribonuclease: MTGYGRGEVARDGYKATFEVTSVNSRHLEVSLRLPRGLLSYESPLRKLADSRLGRGKIFCQLTLERTDAQPEVGFNAALAGRYVAILRGFAAEQKIAAEISISDVARFPDVWTNEAPPSEDVLGGILNESLNAALDGLIKARETEGAVLAADLRKRLTLVDETLSHIKERAAEVPAHIRQKLTERIEDLFSGAQFDPQRLAQEVAFMADRADVTEECVRLDVHREHFAGALQAGDAVGRRLNFLVQEMNREANTIGSKSATPELSSRVVELKEELERIREQVQNVE, from the coding sequence ATGACGGGCTACGGGCGAGGCGAAGTCGCCCGCGATGGATACAAAGCCACCTTTGAGGTTACCTCGGTCAACAGCCGTCACTTGGAGGTCTCGCTACGGCTGCCGCGCGGTCTTTTGAGTTATGAATCTCCCCTGCGCAAGCTGGCCGACAGCCGTCTGGGGCGGGGAAAGATTTTCTGCCAATTGACCTTGGAACGGACCGACGCGCAGCCCGAAGTCGGCTTCAATGCGGCATTGGCGGGACGGTACGTTGCGATCCTGAGGGGATTTGCGGCTGAACAGAAGATCGCCGCCGAGATTTCGATCAGTGACGTCGCGCGGTTTCCCGATGTCTGGACCAACGAGGCCCCACCGTCGGAGGATGTCTTAGGCGGGATCCTCAACGAATCCTTGAATGCAGCGCTCGATGGCCTGATCAAAGCGCGTGAGACCGAGGGCGCGGTCCTCGCAGCAGATCTGCGCAAGCGATTGACACTGGTCGACGAAACTCTGTCCCACATTAAAGAGCGCGCCGCCGAAGTGCCGGCACATATTCGTCAGAAACTGACCGAACGAATCGAAGACTTATTCTCGGGGGCGCAATTCGATCCGCAACGCCTCGCGCAGGAAGTCGCGTTCATGGCCGACCGCGCCGATGTCACCGAGGAATGCGTGCGTCTGGATGTTCATCGCGAGCATTTTGCCGGGGCGCTGCAAGCGGGCGATGCGGTCGGACGTCGTCTCAACTTCCTGGTGCAGGAAATGAACCGCGAGGCCAATACGATCGGCTCCAAATCGGCAACGCCGGAGCTGTCGTCGCGTGTGGTGGAATTGAAGGAAGAACTCGAACGGATCCGCGAACAGGTTCAAAACGTCGAGTAA
- the gmk gene encoding guanylate kinase gives MPKRWTGTPLLVIISSPSGGGKSTVIRRLRTRHPEFLYSVSVTTRPRRRRERAGVHYRFVSEAAFAAMRQGRRLVEWASVHDCFYGTPTANIRRAKRLKRVMLFDLDVQGAARLKDSVAHVVTLFLRPPSWAVLRRRLVGRGSDSAARVRRRLQTARAELRRTKEYDYVVTNNRLDSCVSDCESIIRAELLRQSPR, from the coding sequence ATGCCGAAACGATGGACCGGGACTCCACTGCTCGTCATCATCTCGTCGCCGTCGGGCGGAGGCAAGTCGACGGTGATCCGTCGGCTCCGTACGCGTCATCCGGAGTTTCTCTACTCGGTGTCGGTCACGACCCGTCCCCGGCGCCGGAGAGAACGCGCCGGCGTTCATTATCGTTTCGTCAGCGAGGCGGCATTCGCCGCGATGCGCCAGGGGCGGAGGTTGGTCGAATGGGCTTCCGTGCACGACTGTTTCTACGGCACACCGACGGCCAATATCAGGCGGGCGAAGCGACTCAAGCGCGTGATGCTGTTCGACTTGGACGTACAGGGTGCGGCACGCCTGAAAGACAGCGTCGCCCATGTGGTCACACTGTTTCTGCGGCCGCCGTCGTGGGCGGTCTTGCGGCGACGTCTGGTCGGGCGAGGATCGGATAGCGCCGCTCGGGTACGCCGACGCCTGCAAACTGCGCGCGCGGAATTGCGGCGCACGAAAGAATATGACTATGTCGTGACCAACAACCGGCTCGACTCGTGCGTTTCCGATTGCGAGTCGATTATCCGCGCGGAACTGCTCAGGCAGAGTCCGCGTTAG
- a CDS encoding DNA-directed RNA polymerase subunit omega produces MAKPKDDLEKDNPLDEEDDDLEDEEDDIDKAPTNGEGRGMTFQPASFAIEKAKRPPRPVRPKLQSLENLHEHAKNRYEGVLIAAARARQLNAKKVALEERGLDEAMELKRYKMTSHALGELLSGQIKVRRTGEAPPA; encoded by the coding sequence ATGGCCAAACCCAAAGACGACCTTGAAAAAGATAATCCGCTCGATGAAGAAGACGATGATCTCGAGGACGAAGAAGACGACATAGACAAGGCGCCGACCAATGGCGAGGGCCGTGGCATGACCTTCCAGCCGGCGTCGTTTGCCATCGAGAAGGCCAAGCGACCGCCCCGTCCGGTCCGGCCCAAGTTGCAGTCGTTGGAAAACCTCCACGAACACGCGAAGAATCGATACGAAGGAGTGCTGATCGCCGCGGCGCGCGCTCGGCAATTGAACGCCAAGAAAGTGGCGCTGGAAGAGCGCGGTTTAGACGAGGCCATGGAGTTGAAACGTTACAAAATGACATCGCATGCCCTCGGAGAACTGTTGAGCGGTCAAATCAAAGTTCGTCGCACCGGCGAAGCGCCGCCCGCGTAG
- the topA gene encoding type I DNA topoisomerase, translating into MAKNLVIVESPTKTKTLAKFLGNGYSIAATMGHLIDLPAKKLGVDLDDDFRPAYVPIEGKEKIVNSLKKEAKKAETIYLCPDPDREGEAIAWHVLNLLEGVKADIKRASFNEITQSAVLDALKHAGSIDQRKVDAQQARRVLDRIVGYQVSPFLWKTVCRGLSAGRVQSVALRLVCEREAEIRAFVPQEYWTIDVDLHKKGERKKIVFTATVAEIDGDKVEIQNEKAAQSIEDDLRHSSFVVGSVKTQERRRKPLAPYITSTLQQDAAARLSMSPKRTMHLAQELYEGVELGNRGSVGLITYMRTDSTRIAKEAQDEALKLIKKSFGKEYAPETPNVYTTKRRTQDAHEAIRPTYFDLPPEGIRKNLSPSQFKLYTLIWNRFLASQMTPAVVERTSVDIKAETEPTGKKKSGRTYTLKAGAEKVLFPGFLKVYEDVATNGDENPQQKPLPPLQADDPLQMVDLSSEQHWTKPPPRFSEATLVKELEANGIGRPSTYAQIIATIVARNYVRLEERRLQPTDLGETVNSILIEAFPELFNVEFTAEMETELDRIEEGTETWTEIMKAFYTPFSESLDRAGTRTAQIKESHREILDEKCPECGSALMVRWSRSGRFIACSGYPECRYTSDHGQSPGSPAEQTDEKCEKCGAPMVFKSGRYGRFLACSGYPKCKNTRSIPTGVRCPEEGCNGDLVPRRTRTGRTFYSCSNYPNCKYAVWDRPVPHQCPQCQSPFMLSKSTKAQGEHYKCPVCAHVIPAEMVSETAAA; encoded by the coding sequence ATGGCAAAGAATCTGGTAATCGTCGAGTCACCGACCAAGACCAAGACTTTGGCGAAGTTTCTTGGAAACGGCTATTCCATTGCCGCGACCATGGGCCATTTAATCGACCTGCCCGCGAAGAAGCTGGGGGTCGATCTCGACGATGATTTCCGCCCCGCTTACGTCCCGATTGAAGGTAAAGAGAAGATAGTCAATAGCTTAAAGAAAGAAGCCAAGAAGGCCGAGACGATCTATCTCTGTCCCGATCCCGACCGCGAGGGAGAAGCGATCGCGTGGCATGTCCTCAACCTTCTCGAAGGCGTTAAGGCCGACATCAAGCGCGCTTCCTTTAATGAGATCACCCAATCGGCGGTGCTCGATGCGCTCAAGCATGCCGGCAGCATCGATCAGCGGAAGGTCGATGCCCAGCAGGCGCGCAGGGTCTTAGACCGAATCGTCGGGTATCAGGTCAGTCCGTTTCTGTGGAAAACAGTCTGCCGGGGGCTTTCGGCGGGACGTGTCCAGTCGGTCGCGCTGCGGCTGGTGTGCGAACGGGAAGCCGAAATCCGGGCCTTCGTTCCGCAGGAATACTGGACCATCGACGTAGACTTGCACAAGAAGGGTGAACGCAAAAAGATCGTTTTCACTGCGACCGTCGCCGAAATCGACGGCGACAAGGTCGAGATTCAAAACGAGAAGGCGGCCCAATCGATCGAGGACGATCTGCGCCATTCGTCGTTTGTGGTCGGGTCCGTCAAGACCCAGGAACGCCGTCGCAAGCCACTCGCTCCCTACATCACATCGACGCTGCAGCAGGATGCCGCGGCGCGGCTGAGCATGTCGCCCAAGCGCACGATGCACCTGGCGCAGGAGCTGTACGAAGGTGTGGAGTTGGGCAACCGTGGATCGGTCGGCCTCATTACATACATGCGCACCGACTCGACGCGCATCGCCAAGGAAGCGCAGGATGAAGCGCTCAAGCTGATCAAGAAGTCGTTCGGCAAAGAGTACGCTCCCGAGACTCCGAATGTCTACACAACCAAGAGGCGGACACAGGATGCGCACGAGGCGATTCGGCCGACCTACTTCGATCTGCCGCCGGAGGGGATTCGCAAGAACCTTTCACCGAGCCAGTTTAAGCTCTACACGCTGATCTGGAACCGATTCCTGGCTTCGCAAATGACGCCGGCCGTTGTCGAGCGGACGTCAGTCGACATCAAGGCCGAGACTGAGCCCACCGGCAAAAAGAAGTCGGGCCGGACCTATACGCTCAAAGCCGGCGCTGAAAAGGTCTTATTCCCCGGATTTCTCAAAGTCTACGAGGATGTTGCGACCAACGGCGATGAGAATCCCCAGCAGAAGCCGTTGCCACCGCTCCAGGCGGATGATCCGCTGCAGATGGTGGATTTGTCGTCGGAGCAGCATTGGACCAAGCCCCCGCCCCGTTTCTCAGAAGCGACTTTGGTCAAGGAACTTGAAGCGAACGGTATCGGGCGGCCGTCGACGTACGCGCAGATCATCGCGACCATCGTCGCGCGTAACTATGTTCGCCTGGAAGAGCGGCGATTGCAGCCGACCGACTTGGGTGAGACGGTCAATTCGATTCTGATTGAAGCGTTCCCGGAGCTCTTCAACGTGGAGTTCACCGCCGAGATGGAAACCGAGCTGGACCGCATCGAGGAAGGCACGGAGACATGGACAGAGATCATGAAGGCATTTTATACGCCCTTTTCCGAATCGCTCGACCGTGCCGGCACCCGTACCGCCCAGATCAAAGAGTCGCATCGCGAAATTCTGGATGAGAAGTGTCCCGAATGCGGCTCGGCCCTGATGGTGCGTTGGTCGCGCTCGGGACGATTCATCGCCTGCTCCGGTTATCCGGAGTGCCGTTATACGAGCGACCATGGTCAGTCTCCGGGTAGTCCCGCTGAACAGACAGACGAGAAGTGCGAGAAATGCGGCGCGCCGATGGTCTTCAAGTCGGGCCGTTACGGGCGGTTCCTTGCCTGCTCGGGGTATCCGAAGTGCAAGAACACGCGGTCGATTCCGACCGGTGTCCGTTGTCCTGAAGAGGGGTGCAATGGCGATTTGGTGCCGCGGCGAACCCGCACCGGCCGCACATTCTATTCCTGTTCGAATTATCCCAACTGCAAATATGCCGTGTGGGATCGTCCGGTGCCCCATCAATGCCCCCAGTGCCAGTCGCCGTTTATGCTGTCAAAGAGCACGAAGGCACAGGGCGAACATTACAAGTGCCCGGTCTGCGCGCATGTGATACCCGCCGAGATGGTCTCCGAGACGGCGGCTGCCTGA
- a CDS encoding tyrosine-type recombinase/integrase — MANTLAALVERFLLELAKVRRFSPLTVAAYGRELERFLEVEKLKATVASDRVFSARRMEGFLAHLAVQGLSNRSIARAAAVLRAFLDFLHRSGTTQEALSERVPTVKFTAGLPRFNTEAQMRQWIESLPRKTRWDWRDCCVIEVLYASGARVAELVALNWDDFDQHAHTLSLFGKRGKARLVPIGSRASASLMELKLRTPVESLAPDQPVFMNRREERLTTRAIRRIVHNSFAQTVGGHMSPHRLRHTFATHLLDRGAGLMDVRELLGHESVGTTQVYTHTTPRRLQEVYERAFPLDRPS, encoded by the coding sequence ATGGCCAACACACTTGCCGCATTAGTAGAACGTTTTCTTCTCGAGCTGGCCAAGGTACGCCGATTCTCACCATTGACGGTGGCGGCTTATGGGCGTGAATTGGAGCGATTTCTTGAAGTTGAGAAGTTGAAGGCGACTGTCGCGTCGGATCGCGTTTTCAGTGCGCGGCGGATGGAGGGGTTCCTGGCGCACTTGGCGGTGCAGGGGCTGTCGAATCGTTCGATTGCGCGGGCCGCTGCGGTGCTGCGCGCCTTTCTGGACTTTCTGCACCGCAGCGGAACCACACAGGAAGCGCTCAGCGAACGCGTCCCCACGGTGAAATTTACGGCGGGCTTGCCGCGATTCAACACGGAGGCACAGATGCGCCAGTGGATCGAATCGCTTCCGCGAAAAACACGCTGGGACTGGCGCGACTGCTGCGTGATCGAGGTCCTCTACGCCAGCGGCGCGCGCGTTGCCGAACTGGTCGCCTTAAACTGGGATGACTTCGATCAACACGCACACACCCTTTCGCTATTCGGCAAGAGGGGCAAGGCACGCCTTGTCCCGATCGGGAGCCGGGCGTCCGCTTCGCTCATGGAGTTGAAGTTGCGCACCCCCGTAGAATCCCTCGCTCCGGATCAGCCGGTGTTTATGAACCGTCGGGAGGAACGCTTGACGACGCGTGCCATACGACGGATCGTGCACAACAGCTTTGCACAGACGGTCGGCGGGCACATGTCACCGCACCGCTTGCGTCATACCTTTGCGACCCACTTATTGGACCGCGGCGCCGGATTGATGGATGTCCGCGAACTGCTCGGGCACGAAAGCGTGGGCACGACCCAGGTCTACACACACACAACCCCCCGTCGCCTGCAGGAGGTTTACGAACGTGCCTTCCCGCTTGACCGCCCGTCCTGA
- the hslV gene encoding ATP-dependent protease subunit HslV: MPSRLTARPDLYPSFGQWRATTVLCVTVHGQTAMGGDGQVTFDDTILKHTAQKVRRLADGTVLAGFAGASADAFTLFERFEAKLEDFRGNLPRAAVELAKDWRLDKYLRRLEALLGVTDGRNSLIISGTGDVIEPDDAIVAIGSGAPFALSAARALAQNTKMSAEKIVRTALEITADICIFTNKDIVVEVL, translated from the coding sequence GTGCCTTCCCGCTTGACCGCCCGTCCTGACCTGTATCCATCGTTCGGGCAATGGCGTGCGACCACCGTGTTGTGTGTGACCGTGCACGGCCAGACGGCAATGGGCGGCGATGGTCAGGTCACATTCGACGACACCATCCTCAAGCACACCGCGCAAAAAGTCCGGCGTCTGGCGGATGGCACGGTGCTGGCGGGGTTCGCCGGGGCATCGGCCGATGCATTCACATTGTTCGAACGATTCGAAGCCAAGCTGGAAGACTTTCGCGGCAACCTTCCGCGCGCAGCGGTCGAGTTGGCCAAAGACTGGCGATTGGATAAGTATCTGCGACGACTCGAAGCATTGCTCGGCGTCACCGACGGGCGCAACTCGCTGATCATCTCCGGCACCGGCGACGTGATCGAACCCGACGATGCGATCGTGGCGATCGGTTCGGGAGCCCCGTTCGCGCTGTCGGCGGCGCGGGCGCTGGCGCAAAACACCAAGATGTCCGCGGAGAAAATCGTGCGGACCGCATTGGAAATCACTGCCGACATTTGCATCTTTACCAACAAGGACATCGTCGTCGAAGTCCTGTAA
- the hslU gene encoding ATP-dependent protease ATPase subunit HslU produces MAQKFTPPATVTGRGSPLREELSPQEIVTALDRYIVGQDRAKKSVAIALRNRWRRQRVSGPLREEIAPNNIIMIGPTGVGKTEIARRLAALAGSPFLKVEASKYTEVGYVGRDVESMVRDLVDLSVTMIKREKSNQVADRAAQLADERILDILLPSPVKRQRGTEDPNEADAIAKWERTREKLRVQLKDNLLDEKQIEMESSETRFPVVEVFTPQGMEEFGVNMREMFAGMMPRKTRRRKVSVADARRALTAEEIDKLVDMDDVISQAIDRAENSGIIFIDELDKIAGEPGRSGGPDVSREGVQRDILPIVEGTNVMTKYGMVRTDHVLFIAAGAFHTSKPSDLIPELQGRFPIRVELDSLGAPEFVRILTEPQNALMKQYRALLETEGIDVRFTDDAVDEISHTAQLVNDRTENIGARRLHTIMTTLLEDVMFRASSMKAKEVVFDRKDVKKILRDIIADDDLSRYIL; encoded by the coding sequence ATGGCACAGAAGTTCACTCCTCCGGCGACAGTGACCGGCCGCGGCTCACCCTTGCGCGAAGAACTGTCGCCGCAGGAAATCGTCACAGCGCTGGACCGTTACATCGTCGGCCAGGATCGGGCGAAAAAGTCGGTCGCGATCGCCCTGCGCAACCGATGGCGCCGGCAGCGCGTCAGCGGACCCCTCCGTGAGGAAATCGCCCCCAACAACATCATCATGATCGGCCCGACCGGGGTCGGCAAAACGGAGATCGCACGGCGGTTGGCGGCCCTGGCTGGCTCGCCCTTTCTGAAGGTCGAGGCGTCCAAGTACACGGAAGTCGGGTATGTCGGACGGGATGTCGAGTCGATGGTGCGCGATTTGGTCGATTTGTCGGTGACTATGATCAAGCGCGAAAAGTCGAACCAGGTGGCGGACAGAGCCGCGCAGCTCGCCGACGAGCGCATCCTCGATATTTTGTTGCCGTCTCCGGTGAAACGGCAACGCGGCACGGAAGACCCCAACGAGGCCGACGCTATCGCCAAGTGGGAGCGGACGCGCGAGAAGCTGCGTGTTCAGTTGAAAGACAATCTGCTCGACGAAAAACAGATTGAGATGGAATCGAGCGAGACGCGTTTTCCGGTCGTGGAGGTGTTCACGCCGCAAGGCATGGAAGAATTCGGCGTGAACATGCGCGAGATGTTCGCGGGGATGATGCCCAGGAAGACCCGGCGGCGCAAAGTGTCGGTGGCCGACGCGCGGCGCGCCCTGACCGCCGAGGAGATCGACAAGCTGGTCGACATGGATGATGTCATCAGCCAGGCCATCGACCGCGCCGAAAACTCCGGCATCATCTTCATCGATGAACTCGACAAGATCGCCGGCGAGCCCGGACGCAGCGGCGGCCCCGATGTCTCACGCGAGGGTGTTCAGCGCGACATCCTGCCCATCGTCGAAGGCACCAATGTGATGACCAAGTATGGCATGGTGCGCACCGACCACGTGCTCTTCATCGCCGCCGGGGCGTTTCACACATCCAAGCCGTCGGATTTGATTCCCGAGTTGCAGGGACGCTTCCCCATCCGCGTCGAACTGGATAGTCTTGGCGCGCCTGAATTTGTGCGCATCCTCACCGAGCCGCAGAACGCGCTCATGAAACAGTACCGCGCGCTGCTGGAGACAGAAGGAATCGACGTAAGATTCACCGACGATGCCGTCGATGAAATCTCACACACCGCGCAACTTGTTAATGATCGCACTGAGAACATCGGCGCGCGGCGACTGCACACGATTATGACCACGCTTCTGGAAGACGTCATGTTCCGCGCGTCCTCGATGAAGGCAAAAGAAGTCGTCTTCGACCGAAAGGACGTCAAGAAGATCCTGCGCGACATCATCGCCGATGACGACTTAAGCCGATATATTCTATAG
- the argF gene encoding ornithine carbamoyltransferase, whose protein sequence is MTQATAMPARNDAHRTTHGLGMPGGVAASHFLRITDFSSDEVRATIGWAIRWKSGEVAPRPLTGQVAALIFHKPSLRTRQSFETAVFRLGGHPMFITDKEIQLGVRESIHDVANVMSRYVGMIVIRTFKQSDVDELARHSTVPVINALTDSFHPCQIMGDIMTAQEHLGRIDHLTVAFLGDGNNVFHSWANLAARIPMDLRLATSPQTLPDQQVVDSARRAGLSDIKIGHDPVDAVKGADVVYTDVWASMGQKELAEARAQLLKPFQLNAGLLRHAKPSAIVMHCLPAERGREITDEVIDGPQSVVFDEAENRLWAQGAIIAQLLAKRS, encoded by the coding sequence ATGACACAAGCCACGGCCATGCCGGCACGCAACGACGCGCATCGAACGACACATGGGTTGGGAATGCCCGGCGGCGTTGCTGCGTCCCACTTCCTGCGGATCACCGATTTTTCATCGGATGAAGTCCGCGCGACCATCGGCTGGGCGATCCGTTGGAAGTCGGGGGAGGTCGCGCCGCGTCCATTGACCGGCCAGGTGGCGGCGCTCATCTTCCATAAGCCCTCCTTGCGCACACGCCAAAGCTTCGAGACCGCCGTCTTCCGTCTCGGCGGGCATCCGATGTTCATTACTGACAAGGAGATTCAGCTCGGTGTGCGCGAGTCGATCCACGATGTCGCCAACGTAATGTCGCGCTATGTCGGCATGATTGTCATCCGCACGTTTAAGCAGTCCGATGTCGACGAGTTGGCACGTCATTCCACCGTGCCGGTCATCAACGCGCTGACCGATTCATTTCATCCCTGCCAGATCATGGGCGACATCATGACCGCGCAGGAGCACCTGGGGCGCATCGACCATCTCACCGTCGCCTTCCTCGGCGACGGCAACAACGTTTTCCACTCCTGGGCCAATCTTGCGGCGCGGATTCCCATGGACCTGCGGCTGGCCACATCACCCCAAACATTGCCCGACCAACAAGTTGTCGATTCGGCCCGCCGCGCGGGCTTAAGCGACATCAAGATCGGTCATGATCCCGTCGATGCAGTCAAAGGAGCCGACGTCGTCTACACCGACGTGTGGGCGTCGATGGGGCAGAAAGAGTTGGCCGAAGCGCGGGCGCAACTCCTGAAACCCTTCCAACTCAATGCCGGTCTGCTGCGGCATGCCAAGCCGTCGGCGATCGTCATGCACTGCCTCCCCGCCGAACGCGGACGCGAAATCACCGATGAGGTCATCGATGGTCCGCAGTCGGTTGTCTTCGACGAGGCCGAAAACCGTCTGTGGGCGCAGGGCGCGATCATCGCGCAGTTGCTCGCAAAGCGGTCGTAG
- a CDS encoding PaaI family thioesterase, which produces MEEIIKYAGCFVCGDQNPEGLRIRFYYDDHRQAVADCEADPKFQGYKGVFHGGLAATLLDEIMVKAVLAERRYAMTAEMSVRFKSAIRVGERLHLIGRVTRRRGRLFETEGEIVTSDGAIRATATGKYLELPEDTRRTML; this is translated from the coding sequence ATGGAAGAGATCATCAAATACGCCGGCTGTTTTGTCTGTGGCGATCAGAACCCTGAAGGGCTGCGCATCCGGTTTTATTATGATGACCACCGACAAGCGGTGGCCGACTGCGAAGCCGATCCGAAGTTTCAGGGATACAAAGGCGTCTTCCATGGCGGATTGGCGGCAACGCTGCTCGATGAAATCATGGTCAAGGCGGTCCTGGCGGAACGCCGCTATGCGATGACCGCCGAAATGAGTGTGCGATTCAAGTCGGCGATCAGGGTCGGAGAGCGGCTCCATTTGATCGGTCGCGTGACCAGGCGTCGGGGTCGGTTGTTTGAAACTGAAGGCGAGATCGTGACATCGGACGGCGCGATTCGCGCCACGGCCACCGGGAAGTATCTTGAGCTTCCTGAAGACACGCGACGGACTATGCTGTAG